One window of Nicotiana tomentosiformis chromosome 11, ASM39032v3, whole genome shotgun sequence genomic DNA carries:
- the LOC138901545 gene encoding serpin-Z10-like: MEKQKEQKKDFCAQVTGELMLKEIQKGFNAENIVLSPLSYTVVLNMTAAEATGPTLKQMLEYLAVEKIDYLNTKFLDMAAIATTNSDGGPDVCFLSALWVEQQLRLKKSYQELVKNVYKTRAKSVDFEKKGYHDNIISLPGGILHKNMRRSNAWAKSATKGLIDQVLKPKHIKEDTKLLLGNALHFKGTWKDNFIERLTQNKDFYLLNGDKVSVPFMTGCHNYLYGSFESYQAVKISYEKGKDDKKDFSMYFFLPNERDGLPSLLKKVNSDSNFFTQDFELWKETLDAFCIPKFKFSFTTEEGEKAMQEMGMTLPFEKTCKDLTEVVKNKNVSLYVSMIIQKAFVEIDEKCTEAAVVTFESEDDLGCCLYQSPPKKFVADQSFLFMIREEITRSVLFTGAVLNPLLNGSDDTTTMA; this comes from the exons ATGGAGAAACAGAAAGAACAGAAGAAGGATTTCTGTGCGCAAGTTACTGGTGAGCTTATGCTGAAGGAGATCCAAAAGGGCTTCAATGCTGAGAACATAGTGTTGTCTCCGTTATCTTACACTGTCGTACTGAATATGACGGCGGCCGAAGCAACGGGACCTACTTTAAAACAGATGCTTGAATATCTTGCAGTTGAGAAGATCGATTATCTGAATACCAAGTTCTTAGATATGGCGGCTATAGCGACGACCAATAGTGATGGGGGTCCTGATGTGTGCTTCCTTAGCGCACTTTGGGTGGAACAACAACTTCGCCTAAAAAAGTCTTACCAAGAACTTGTCAAGAATGTCTACAAGACAAGGGCTAAAAGTGTGGATTTTGAAAAAAAAG GTTACCATGACAATATTATCTCATTACCAGGAGGCATCCTCCATAAAAATAT GAGGAGGTCTAATGCATGGGCCAAGTCTGCAACAAAAGGCCTTATTGATCAAGTTCTCAAGCCCAAGCACATCAAGGAAGACACAAAGCTCTTACTTGGAAACGCCTTACATTTCAAAGGTACATGGAAAGACAATTTTATTGAAAGGCTCACTCAGAACAAAGATTTTTACCTACTCAACGGAGACAAGGTTTCAGTTCCTTTCATGACTGGTTGTCATAATTATTTATATGGATCATTTGAAAGTTATCAAGCAGTGAAAATTTCTTATGAAAAAGGAAAAGATGATAAAAAAGACTTCTCCATGTACTTCTTTCTTCCTAATGAAAGGGACGGATTGCCAAGCTTATTGAAGAAAGTGAACTCTGATTCAAACTTCTTTACACAAGATTTCGAGCTATGGAAAGAAACCCTTGATGCATTTTGCATCCCAAAGTTCAAATTCTCATTCACCACAGAAGAAGGGGAAAAAGCAATGCAGGAAATGGGAATGACACTACCTTTCGAGAAGACTTGCAAGGACCTAACAGAGgttgtgaaaaataaaaatgtttCTTTATATGTGTCCATGATAATACAGAAAGCATTTGTAGAAATTGATGAGAAATGTACCGAGGCAGCTGTTGTTACTTTTGAGTCAGAAGATGATTTGGGATGTTGTTTGTATCAAAGTCCTCCAAAAAAATTCGTAGCTGATCAATCCTTCTTGTTCATGATTAGAGAAGAGATTACAAGGTCGGTACTTTTCACTGGAGCTGTGTTAAATCCATTGCTAAATGGATCTGATGATACTACAACTATGGCATGA